In Beutenbergia cavernae DSM 12333, the DNA window CGCAGGTACACGTGCAGGCCCGCGACGTCGACCACGTGGTCGGCGTGCAGGTGGGTGAGGGCGACGGCGTCGATCTCCGCCGGCTCGACGTGCTCCAGCAGTCCGCCGAAGGCTCCGGAGCCGAGGTCGAGCACCACGCTCCAGGTCCGCGTCCCGCCGAACCCGTCCGGTCCTTCGGCCTGCACGAGGTAGCAGGAGGACGGCGACGCCGGCCCCGACGTCGATCCGGAGCACCCGATCACGGTGAGCCTCATCGCGTGCCCCGCAGGGGTGCCGTGATCCGCGGGATCTCGCCGGTGACCTCCACGGCGTCGTGCACGTCGTCCACCTCGGGCCCGAGGAAGCGGCGCGCCAGGCGGGTGAAGGCCGCGGGGTCGCCGGTCGCGAGGAACCGGTGCCGCGGCGCGGACCGGGCGCCGTCGTCTCCTCGGGCACCGTCGGCCGAGCGCAGCAGGTCGTGCGCGACGAGCGTGCGGTACACGTCCAGCGCCGTCTCCTCGGCCGAGGAGACGAGCGTGACGCCCTCGCCCATGACGTACGAGATCGCCCCGGCGAGCAGCGGGTAGTGAGTGCAGCCGAGCACGAGCGTGTCGACGCCCGCGTCGCGCAGCGGGTCGAGGTACGCGTGGGCGCTGGCGAGGACCGCCGGCCCGGACGTCTCGCCGTCCTCCACGAGCTCGACGAAGTCGGGGCACGCCCGGGTGTGCAGCTGCAGCTGGGGGGCGGCCGCGAACGCGTCCTCGTAGGCGCGGGAGGAGATCGTCGCCCGCGTGCCGATGACGCCGATCCTCCCGTTCCGGGTGGCGGCCGCGGCCCGGCGGACGGCGGGCCGGATGACCTCGACGACCGGGACGCCGTCGCCCTCGTACCGTTCCCGTGCGTCGGCCAGCATCGCGGCCGACGCGGAGTTGCACGCGATCACGAGCGCCTTGACGCCGGAGGCGACGAGCGAGTCGAGGATCTCGAGCGAGTACTCGCGCACCTGCGCGATCGGCCGCGGCCCGTACGGCGTGCGGGCCGTGTCGCCCACGTAGAGCACCGACTCGTGCGGCAGCTGGTCCAGCACCGCACGGGCGACGGTCAGCCCGCCGACGCCGGAGTCGAAGATGCCGATGGGTGCGTCGCTCACGGGCCCCCAGCGTAGTTGCGGCCTCCCACCACGCCTGCCGGGTGGACGTGACGTCCGCCACGGCCATACCGCCGCCGATCCCGTGATTGACGGACCTGGTAGGAATTCCTACCATGACGGTATGAAGACGACCGTGTCAGAGAAGGGGCAGATCACGATCCCGAAGGCTCTGCGGGAGCGCCT includes these proteins:
- the murI gene encoding glutamate racemase gives rise to the protein MSDAPIGIFDSGVGGLTVARAVLDQLPHESVLYVGDTARTPYGPRPIAQVREYSLEILDSLVASGVKALVIACNSASAAMLADARERYEGDGVPVVEVIRPAVRRAAAATRNGRIGVIGTRATISSRAYEDAFAAAPQLQLHTRACPDFVELVEDGETSGPAVLASAHAYLDPLRDAGVDTLVLGCTHYPLLAGAISYVMGEGVTLVSSAEETALDVYRTLVAHDLLRSADGARGDDGARSAPRHRFLATGDPAAFTRLARRFLGPEVDDVHDAVEVTGEIPRITAPLRGTR